In one Novosphingobium humi genomic region, the following are encoded:
- a CDS encoding DUF4198 domain-containing protein, producing the protein MVGLTALAPVADAHGIWFAQRARQLALVYGVGADDLDAVKRLPLINAVKGFDAQGLPVKVSLRTAGIVPVVDNDEPVAIVAAAMDYGLWTKTPDGEWHNKGRDEVPNATLAEHNWKYAVHLTQMPTKPVPLIEGHTLQLVPATVAIPQKMGEPFTVRAMYKGKPVAGAIIMSDYVNDPDEVGVKTGPDGTATIKLRNQGINVIMAIYVGPADDPKKADHSEYRSSLSFVLPHAPE; encoded by the coding sequence ATGGTGGGATTGACCGCGCTGGCCCCGGTGGCCGATGCGCATGGCATCTGGTTTGCGCAACGCGCGCGGCAACTGGCGCTGGTCTATGGCGTGGGGGCCGACGATCTGGATGCAGTCAAGCGTCTGCCGCTGATCAATGCGGTCAAGGGGTTTGATGCGCAGGGTCTGCCGGTCAAGGTCTCGCTGCGCACGGCGGGGATTGTGCCTGTGGTCGACAACGATGAACCCGTTGCCATCGTGGCCGCAGCGATGGACTATGGCCTGTGGACCAAGACGCCCGATGGCGAATGGCACAACAAGGGCCGCGATGAAGTGCCCAATGCCACTTTGGCCGAGCATAATTGGAAATATGCGGTCCATCTGACGCAGATGCCGACCAAGCCGGTGCCGCTGATCGAGGGGCATACGCTGCAACTGGTGCCCGCGACCGTGGCGATCCCGCAGAAGATGGGCGAGCCCTTCACCGTGCGCGCCATGTACAAGGGCAAGCCGGTCGCGGGCGCGATCATCATGTCCGATTACGTCAACGATCCCGATGAGGTGGGTGTGAAAACCGGCCCTGACGGCACGGCCACGATCAAACTGCGCAATCAGGGTATCAATGTAATCATGGCGATCTATGTCGGCCCGGCCGATGATCCCAAGAAGGCCGATCACAGCGAATATCGCTCCTCGCTTTCCTTCGTCCTGCCCCACGCGCCGGAATAA
- a CDS encoding TonB-dependent receptor, which translates to MKTTPLVLALIAGASSPAFAQHSAPMQPNVLPPVDVETEGAGNAPETTTMTITGQTLRHLAPGSSDVGAILTRLPGLAGNTGGGFSTMPAIRGLSEQRLIVLVDGHPIDSACPNDMNPPLSYTAPQTAGAIDVITGVSPVSAGGDAIGGVISVKSAAPRFSTDGRLLITGEGQAYYRSNDGGFGSGLTLTVAGRQISATYSGSYAKAQNYHAGGDLGVVHATQYAKTDHKLALAYQGAIGLIELAGGFHHSAYEGFPNQFMDMTGNNSWFLNGHYLGSFDWGTVDVKADYRATDHAMNFLTDKGGTGNGGMPMNTRVRSGGYTLAVDLPLAPGTTLRMGSEYRHQRLNDWWPPVAGSMMMGPDTYLNVNNGRRERIAAYVEAQKRWGEAFSLTAGGRYARVNMNTGTVAPYSTGMMSMADAMAAAAFNAADHQRHFNNWSASLIAHYTPRQGLALDLGYAHKTRAPNIYELYTWGQGAMSSQMIGWYGDGNGYFGNLALKPERADTVSGSVTFSGGGKEGWFIKAAPYYTHVNDYIDARRIKVLTNMMGMPGPFAQLQFANTEAEFYGIDLSGAATLWKGGRYGQTRLSGTLSWVHGQNLSTQTPLYHQMPLNILASVEHRIGGLSAAVEVNWVDSKTRIDPARNEPVTRAYALVHLRGAYEWRQWRLSVDVENLLDRAYDLPLGGMALGDYRASGGMVLRPVAGRGRSVNVGLSRRF; encoded by the coding sequence ATGAAGACCACTCCTCTGGTGCTGGCGTTGATCGCCGGTGCCTCCTCGCCCGCCTTTGCCCAGCACAGCGCCCCGATGCAGCCCAACGTGCTGCCCCCCGTCGATGTGGAAACCGAGGGCGCCGGCAATGCGCCCGAAACCACCACCATGACCATCACCGGCCAGACCCTGCGCCATCTGGCCCCAGGCAGCAGCGATGTCGGGGCGATCCTGACCCGCCTGCCCGGCCTTGCGGGCAATACGGGCGGCGGCTTCTCAACCATGCCCGCGATCCGGGGTCTGAGCGAACAGCGCCTGATCGTGCTGGTTGACGGACACCCCATCGACAGCGCCTGCCCCAATGACATGAACCCGCCGCTCAGCTATACCGCCCCCCAGACGGCGGGCGCGATCGATGTCATCACCGGCGTCTCTCCGGTCAGCGCGGGCGGGGATGCGATCGGTGGGGTGATCTCCGTCAAGAGCGCCGCGCCGCGGTTTTCAACCGATGGCCGCCTGCTGATCACCGGCGAAGGGCAGGCCTATTACCGCAGCAATGACGGCGGCTTCGGCTCTGGCCTGACGCTGACCGTGGCGGGCAGGCAGATTTCGGCCACCTACAGCGGCAGCTATGCCAAGGCGCAGAACTATCACGCCGGGGGCGATCTGGGCGTCGTCCATGCCACCCAATATGCCAAGACCGACCACAAGCTGGCGCTGGCCTATCAGGGGGCCATCGGGCTGATCGAGCTGGCGGGCGGCTTTCATCATTCGGCCTATGAAGGTTTTCCCAACCAGTTCATGGACATGACCGGAAACAACTCATGGTTCCTCAACGGCCATTATCTGGGCAGCTTTGACTGGGGCACGGTGGACGTGAAGGCGGATTATCGCGCCACCGATCATGCGATGAATTTCCTGACCGACAAGGGCGGCACAGGTAATGGCGGCATGCCGATGAACACGCGGGTGCGTTCGGGCGGCTATACGCTGGCGGTGGATCTACCCTTGGCGCCGGGCACGACGCTGCGCATGGGCAGCGAATATCGCCACCAGCGCCTCAACGATTGGTGGCCCCCGGTGGCGGGCAGCATGATGATGGGGCCCGACACTTATCTCAACGTCAACAACGGGCGGCGCGAACGCATCGCCGCCTATGTCGAGGCGCAAAAACGCTGGGGCGAGGCCTTTTCCCTGACCGCCGGGGGACGCTATGCCCGGGTCAATATGAACACCGGAACGGTCGCTCCCTATTCCACGGGCATGATGAGCATGGCCGATGCCATGGCCGCAGCCGCCTTCAACGCGGCCGATCATCAACGCCACTTCAACAACTGGAGCGCCTCGCTGATCGCGCATTACACGCCGCGACAGGGGCTCGCACTCGACCTTGGCTATGCCCACAAGACCCGCGCGCCCAATATATACGAGCTCTACACATGGGGTCAGGGGGCGATGTCGAGCCAGATGATCGGCTGGTATGGCGATGGCAACGGCTATTTCGGCAATCTGGCGCTCAAGCCCGAACGCGCCGACACGGTCAGCGGGTCGGTCACTTTCTCTGGCGGCGGCAAGGAGGGCTGGTTCATCAAGGCTGCGCCCTATTACACCCATGTGAACGATTATATCGACGCGCGCCGGATCAAGGTGCTCACCAACATGATGGGCATGCCCGGCCCCTTTGCGCAATTGCAATTCGCCAATACAGAGGCCGAGTTCTACGGGATCGACCTGTCGGGCGCGGCCACACTGTGGAAGGGCGGCCGCTATGGCCAGACCCGCCTGTCGGGCACACTGTCATGGGTGCATGGCCAGAACCTGAGCACCCAAACGCCGCTCTATCACCAGATGCCGCTCAACATTCTGGCCAGTGTCGAACACCGGATCGGCGGCCTGAGCGCGGCCGTCGAGGTCAATTGGGTGGACAGCAAGACCCGGATCGACCCCGCCCGCAACGAGCCGGTGACGCGGGCCTATGCGCTGGTCCATCTGCGCGGCGCCTATGAATGGCGGCAATGGCGGCTGAGCGTGGATGTCGAGAACCTGCTCGACAGGGCTTATGACCTGCCGCTGGGCGGGATGGCGCTGGGCGATTACCGCGCGAGCGGCGGTATGGTGCTGCGGCCCGTGGCGGGGCGCGGGCGGTCGGTCAATGTCGGCCTCTCGCGGCGGTTCTGA
- a CDS encoding energy transducer TonB family protein has protein sequence MGAPCRYGAAGRPLRRERLAGAGAAALVHGLALGAALAFSGNPSQPRQRDRAAITAITFSAPAPRPSGRGSAARPAAAIHQSQNPRPTGVSTGISIAAPPALSPTVAAIVAPVPPAPPPPVASHAAPPVKADLSAQRSAYLHRIWLRIMACRPGGLGLAGTVRLAFGLDDRGALARARVVGSSGVVLLDRAALQALRRAVPFPAPPEEMRTDMEDFEVEIRFG, from the coding sequence ATGGGGGCGCCCTGTCGCTACGGTGCCGCGGGGCGCCCCTTGCGGCGCGAAAGGCTGGCCGGGGCGGGCGCTGCCGCGCTGGTCCATGGCCTGGCGCTGGGGGCCGCGTTGGCCTTCAGCGGCAACCCCAGCCAGCCCCGGCAGCGGGATCGGGCCGCCATCACCGCCATTACCTTCTCCGCGCCCGCGCCCCGGCCATCGGGGCGCGGGTCCGCAGCAAGGCCCGCTGCTGCCATACACCAGTCGCAGAACCCGAGGCCGACTGGGGTTTCGACGGGGATCTCCATCGCTGCTCCTCCAGCGCTGTCGCCCACCGTCGCAGCCATTGTCGCGCCTGTTCCTCCCGCACCGCCCCCGCCGGTGGCCAGCCACGCCGCCCCGCCGGTCAAAGCGGATCTCTCCGCGCAAAGGAGCGCCTATCTGCATCGGATCTGGTTGCGAATCATGGCCTGCCGACCGGGGGGGCTGGGGCTGGCAGGAACGGTCAGGCTGGCCTTTGGACTGGATGACAGGGGCGCTCTGGCCCGCGCGCGGGTGGTCGGCTCCAGCGGCGTGGTGCTGCTCGACCGCGCCGCCTTGCAGGCCTTGCGCCGCGCCGTGCCCTTTCCCGCCCCGCCAGAGGAAATGCGGACCGACATGGAGGATTTTGAAGTGGAGATCAGGTTTGGCTGA
- a CDS encoding chloride channel protein, producing the protein MKWLPSHTLLRTAVTLRQWLRGSELAFILLAVAVGAMAGLTTAAQSWLAHGMQGLLYGVAANRLSALGSIHHPWKLLALPVGGLLLVGLGRILARRASPTNNRPPIDVVEANALHGGRIPALDNLIIGVQTILSNGCGASVGLEATYAQMGGGIASLLGQWLRLRRADLRNLVGAGAGAAVGAAFGAPLTGAFYAFEIVIGAYSTGAVAPVIAAALAAALVLRGMHSEPYLIATTVSRAITIVDYGAYALLGALCAMMGIGVMRLVTMAERGFQAWPVLARWRPVVGGALLAGLALLSPQTLSSGHGALHLDLLLAPPVSLLLFVMGLKIAASVISLASGFRGGLFFASLFLGSLLGQVFGQVFNLNPWGLVLSPIDAALVGMAGLSVSIVGGPMTLALLMLETTHDFALMGVVLTSALVSASITREVFGYSFSTWRLHVRGTDIRSPRDIGWMLTLNAGRMMRRDWTSVRADMPVAQFRDTVPLGATSKAIVTDADGHYCGIVATAAAHAPHVDPLAPVGSLAMLADTTVTPATGIKNVLASFDSAMADELAVVDAQGQVVGVVSERHARRRYLEEIEAAQRQMFGETSR; encoded by the coding sequence ATGAAATGGCTTCCTTCCCATACGTTGCTGCGCACCGCCGTGACCTTGCGCCAATGGCTGCGGGGCAGCGAGTTGGCCTTCATCCTGCTGGCCGTGGCCGTGGGGGCCATGGCGGGGCTGACCACGGCGGCGCAGAGCTGGCTGGCACATGGGATGCAGGGGCTGCTCTATGGCGTCGCGGCCAACCGGTTGAGCGCGCTGGGTTCCATTCATCACCCGTGGAAGCTGCTGGCGCTGCCGGTGGGCGGGCTTTTGCTGGTGGGTTTGGGGCGGATTTTGGCGCGCCGCGCCAGCCCCACCAATAACAGGCCACCCATCGACGTGGTCGAGGCCAATGCCCTGCATGGCGGGCGCATTCCCGCGCTCGACAATCTGATCATCGGGGTTCAGACGATCCTGTCCAACGGCTGCGGGGCCTCGGTGGGGCTGGAGGCGACCTATGCCCAGATGGGCGGCGGCATTGCCTCGCTGCTGGGCCAATGGTTGCGGCTGCGGCGGGCCGATCTGCGCAATCTGGTGGGCGCGGGGGCCGGGGCGGCGGTCGGGGCGGCCTTTGGCGCGCCGTTGACGGGCGCCTTCTATGCCTTTGAAATCGTGATCGGAGCCTATAGCACGGGGGCCGTTGCCCCGGTGATTGCCGCTGCGTTGGCGGCCGCGCTGGTGCTGCGCGGGATGCACAGCGAACCCTATCTCATCGCCACGACCGTTTCGCGCGCGATCACCATCGTCGATTATGGCGCCTATGCCCTGCTGGGGGCCTTGTGCGCGATGATGGGGATCGGCGTGATGCGTCTGGTCACGATGGCCGAGCGGGGGTTTCAGGCATGGCCCGTGCTGGCGCGTTGGCGGCCGGTCGTGGGCGGAGCGCTGCTGGCCGGACTGGCGCTGCTTTCGCCCCAGACGCTTTCATCGGGCCATGGCGCGCTGCATCTCGATCTGCTGCTTGCGCCGCCCGTCTCGCTGCTGCTGTTCGTGATGGGGCTGAAAATCGCCGCCTCGGTCATTTCGCTGGCCAGCGGGTTTCGCGGAGGGCTGTTCTTTGCCTCGCTTTTCCTCGGCTCGCTGCTGGGTCAGGTGTTTGGGCAGGTGTTCAATCTCAACCCATGGGGGCTGGTGCTCTCGCCCATTGATGCCGCGCTGGTAGGCATGGCGGGGTTGAGCGTGTCGATCGTGGGCGGGCCGATGACGCTGGCGCTGCTGATGCTGGAAACCACGCATGACTTTGCGCTGATGGGCGTGGTACTGACCTCCGCGCTGGTTTCGGCCAGCATCACGCGCGAGGTTTTCGGCTATTCCTTTTCGACATGGCGGCTGCATGTGCGCGGCACCGACATACGCAGCCCGCGCGACATCGGCTGGATGCTGACGCTGAACGCCGGGCGGATGATGCGGCGCGACTGGACCAGTGTGCGCGCCGACATGCCGGTCGCGCAGTTTCGCGACACGGTGCCGCTGGGCGCCACCAGCAAGGCGATCGTCACCGATGCCGACGGCCATTATTGCGGCATCGTGGCCACCGCGGCCGCCCATGCGCCCCATGTCGATCCGCTGGCGCCGGTCGGCTCGCTGGCGATGCTGGCCGATACCACGGTGACGCCCGCGACCGGAATCAAGAACGTTCTGGCCAGTTTCGACAGCGCGATGGCCGACGAACTGGCCGTGGTCGATGCGCAAGGGCAGGTTGTCGGCGTGGTCAGCGAGCGCCACGCGCGGCGGCGCTATCTGGAGGAAATCGAGGCGGCCCAGAGGCAGATGTTCGGCGAAACCTCACGCTGA